AGCTACTGCCTCAGCTTTACTCCATTAAGGATAGCTCGcagcttgttcttttcctttCTAAAGCTAGcgccttttttttgcgaCTTACAGATAAACTTGTAATTGACCAAATATGCGGCGACTTGGGCAACGTAATTGTGCCCTCAATTTTATCCTCTAGCTTCAATACACAGGGTGAGGAGCTGATAGTGGCGATTGCCAAATTCCTACGGAACGTTTTAAGCCTTTCAAGCAACCCCATTGCTATTTCAGATCCTAAAGTCGGAGACAGGGTTCGGGAATTACTGAACTGTCTCAGCAAGATAAACCGATTGTTGTATAAAAAGGTTGCGGGCGACTTCGATTCACTACTAAGGCTTGGGGGCTCTGCGCCGCCTACTGCTAGGGAAGAACGGCATGGAGTGAGCTCGCCATCCATTATATCCCCTAGGTATCTTGAAAGTCCTATCAATGTTACAAAACAGCCTCAATCCCTTATCCCTAGTTCAGTAAATCATCAAACTGTTAAACTGGCTAGGTACTGTAAAAATCTATGGCTAAACAGCAGGATAATGGGCTGGCGTACAAATGACGTGGCATTTGTTACAAAATATTCTAAAATTGAAGCAGAGATTatgaagaaaacttcaCCTTCACAACTAAACGTCGAAGCAGCAATGAAAGATCTCATTGAAACAGCATTCACCTCGTTTGCTCAGTTCGTTAGCAACAAGCAGTATCATCAAGCTAATTCTGCTTTCAACCTTTTAGAACGACAGTGGAATATTTTCATAACCAAACAACTTCCACTTCACATAATGGAGAACGCATCTGATATGCCACACATAGTCATTAATGCGCTCGAAAATATTGACCACAAGGTTGTTAAAGCGTTGAAATCATACGCCTCTGATAAAGATGATGCCAAGAATAGAGGAGAAGACCTTTTCGATGATTTGCCTAACAAAAACACAGACATTAGGCacgattttttgaaaagccttATCATGATAGGACTGCAGCCAGCTGCTGTTTTGAATGACTTTCTGAGAGAAGATCAGGTAGTGGACACCAAATCGCTTCCCACTAATGATACTGTAGTCATCAAGAATGCGCAAGGTGTCAAAGAAACGGTTGACAACTTCTCTCAGTTCATAAAAGACACAATAGAAGACCTCGACGCGGAGTCCATGTTTGAAGCAACAGATGGTTCATTAGGGAACGCAGACAATGGGATTATGCAAATTTTACGCAAGTTCGAGACGCTGGCTGCCACTAAGCAAAAGGACCTCGCCAATGTTTTCTATGATCTTTTCCGCGAATCAGTTAGCTCGTTTGACTGCAAAACTTTCTCCAAGACGTGCTGTTTAATGTGTTTTAACATGTCACATTCTTTAACCACAATGTTTGCGTTCGTTAATCCACAAAAGTTCCTAGCTGTTGCCATTGAGTTTGTTGATCAAATATGGGAAAGCAGCGTCAGGAAGGCAAGTGCTGGTTTGAATGATGAATCTGACTTCGAGCCTAACACTGAATTCGTATGCTTTACTTATGCATTAATATTCATCGTACAAGTGGTAGGAACCTACAACGTTTCGTTGATTGAGGCCTTATCGACTTCGAGCTCGGACCCACAGAGCTCTTTTATCGTCAACTATATCACGAAATTAGGAGATATTGCACCTGCTTTGAAACTAAACTCCACTCTTGACTCCTCAgaagtcttgaaaagttggGTTAGAGATTTGTTTATCAATGGTTCAATTTCTgattctttgatgaaaagcGCTAACGTC
The Lachancea thermotolerans CBS 6340 chromosome G complete sequence genome window above contains:
- the NUT1 gene encoding Nut1p (similar to uniprot|P53114 Saccharomyces cerevisiae YGL151W NUT1 Component of the RNA polymerase II mediator complex which is required for transcriptional activation and also has a role in basal transcription), giving the protein MDENQDPIYSLALNCSRRRLPSNLFVNFYNELVNEKYGSMINSGEETDADIKQTNVCEKISSSLLRLLDAEKHFLIVDYVVEVLFINYNKELVKELLPQLYSIKDSSQLVLFLSKASAFFLRLTDKLVIDQICGDLGNVIVPSILSSSFNTQGEELIVAIAKFLRNVLSLSSNPIAISDPKVGDRVRELLNCLSKINRLLYKKVAGDFDSLLRLGGSAPPTAREERHGVSSPSIISPRYLESPINVTKQPQSLIPSSVNHQTVKLARYCKNLWLNSRIMGWRTNDVAFVTKYSKIEAEIMKKTSPSQLNVEAAMKDLIETAFTSFAQFVSNKQYHQANSAFNLLERQWNIFITKQLPLHIMENASDMPHIVINALENIDHKVVKALKSYASDKDDAKNRGEDLFDDLPNKNTDIRHDFLKSLIMIGLQPAAVLNDFLREDQVVDTKSLPTNDTVVIKNAQGVKETVDNFSQFIKDTIEDLDAESMFEATDGSLGNADNGIMQILRKFETLAATKQKDLANVFYDLFRESVSSFDCKTFSKTCCLMCFNMSHSLTTMFAFVNPQKFLAVAIEFVDQIWESSVRKASAGLNDESDFEPNTEFVCFTYALIFIVQVVGTYNVSLIEALSTSSSDPQSSFIVNYITKLGDIAPALKLNSTLDSSEVLKSWVRDLFINGSISDSLMKSANVKDLAVLIPFIFKESLSAVESGSIRDISALVGGFEYFLQPFLIVGLIGIVFWTEQYLTTLRSKDLAKDLLESIFDMLNSVLNPSTLNDESRPLHTLILRLNTVQLLKATRAFQTQTQSSYGTYSSDSEGSTKVDSLISHLEQVARSSILYNVDSSVINSEIGYQRKDINYTPFAITADNSINSILTNQVNSFWNLHSSTYYNIDYLFALIDIITPQRFLEDMLVVLQHKTTDAALPNSRTKGSDGENLFYLDYFFYFLVSHDVMKAENKTDILQYMSSTAESDLIFRKPAHEFQPSAKVEQPSDEDFDMLFGEDTSIPGNESEANINEIKADEISPINPEFLRCSFAAVLHCSLLANKAALESGHTSEVAVDQLTQLHDKYIEILKSSTV